The genomic stretch atacagcagcGAAGAAAACACACATGGTCCCTGCTGTCATTTGGTTGCCTTCAGGCGGGAAAAACACAACCATAAGAGGGTTTTTggagaaatgcaaaaaataaacagTAAGGTCACAGAAATGGGGACAGAGTGAGTTTCTCCCTGGTCCTCAGTGTCCACTCAATCAACAgatattaagcacctactgtatgcTGCTGTTTACAGTGCACTGAAGACTGAGCTCTGTGAGGGCAAGGAGATGTGGCTGCCTTGATCACTGCTGCAAACACTGCCTAAAAGAGCCTCTGGCATACAGCAGGGGCTCAAgatgtgtttgttgaatgaatcccTCTAATTCCCAGTAGCGGGATTCAGAAGCCATGTCCTCCTGGGGACGGAATCATGAGGACCAGTTCCTCGGACCCAAGGCAGAACTGAGTGAATCCTGCCATTGTTTTGGAGCAACCACACCAGCCGTGTCACCCACCTGGGGCACCCCCTTCCAGCCCCCCTGAAGCCAAGGCCTAATGTTAATGGGCCATTCAGGTCCCTAAAAGCACCTAGCTCAGCCGAGCTCTGGGACAGGCAGGCCAGGTCCAGAACAACCTCCCCAACCAAAGCAATAactaaagaggaaaacaaaatggaagaaaaaaaaaaaaaaaagaaaagggaaaaaaagcttCTAGAACCTTCTGATGGCATCGGTGTGTTTTGCTTTCAGATAATTGGTTAAGTGCAGGCAGCCACACCTTTGATTTCCATTTCAACTTACCTCCCAGGCTTCCTTCTACCTTTACCAGCAAAATTGGCCATGTCTTCTACTACGTGcaagcctcctgcatgggccGGGAGCACATTCTAGCAAAGAAGAGAATGTACTTGTGGGTTCAAGGGACTTCGGACTTCCGCAGAGAAAACCAGGTAGTAATGGGGAAGGAGCCGTGGTGGGGCTTGTTCCTCAAAGCtccagggaggcagggggcatGTGTGCGACTGAGAAGGccctggcaggggagaagggaatggTGGTGGAGGCTCCCCAGGCCCAGTGAGTGCACAAGTGTGAATCAGAAACCAGGGCAGGAGCTACGCCGTGGGTCTCAACCGGGGTGATTCAACTGGGCAATGTCTGGGGACATCTGCGGTTGTCACCATTGGGTGTGCTCCTGGCTTTGGTGGATGGCACCCCACAGAGAACGATCAGGCCCCAATGTCCTGGACCCTACAGTAAGTGAAGACTGAGCCGAGGTCCCCTCGTCACCCCCTGGGTTAGAGAGAGACTTGGACACGCAGTGCCTCTTCTTGGGCTTTGAGCCCTCAGACAATGCAGgtggtgtcccccccccccccgctccccccgagaaggaagggaaggccgTGGCCTCCatcccaggggaaggaagggcatgTGGCATCCGTCGGCCTGAGCGGAGAAGGATTTCTGGGTGGTTTCTGGAGGCCCAGGTGCAGAGGCGGAAGTTGGGCGGGTAGAGGAACGTTGACCACAGTCACTTCACCTTCCTGGGGACTCATTTGCTATCAGTGTGGTGGCTCAGGGAGCTGGCATTTTCATTTTTGAGGCCCTGATTAAAATCCcagacacccacccaccccctttcctgcTGTGTGACCCTCTAGAAGTGACCTTGCCTCTCGGTGTCTCCTTGTCCTCGTCTGGGAAATGAGCAGAGAGCCAGTGCCTgcctcctaggtcagtggtcggcaaactcattagtcaacagagccaaatatcaacagtacaacaattgaaatttcttttcagagccgaaaaccgacttctgcgcatgggccacgaagtttcagtcgcactgtacgtgcgctcccgcacgtggtattttgtggaagagccacactcaagaggccaaagagccgcgtgtggctcgcgagccgtggtttgccgaccactgtcctaggtcatGGAGGGAGTAATGAGTGGAGTTAATGCACGTCAGTCCGGGGCTTCACAGAGTGCCTGGCAAGGGGCAGGAAATCTTGTCACTGTTGCCAGCACCTATATTTGTTACCTGTGTGACAAGGAGGTCCTTTCTAGTCCAGCCAATCTCATGGGATGGTTTGGGGAGGCTGCCAGGAGAGGTAGATGCTTGGAGGGGTGGATCAGCCCTGGGATGAGCAGATCTAAGCTCAAGGCCTGCTTAGCCGCCTgctccctgtgtgaccttgagcaggccATGTCTCTTCTCTGGGCTCCTCAGAGGCAGTCTGGGGCACCAAGGGCACAAGGCAGGAGCTGGGGACAAAACACTGGTGTTGGGTCCGACCCTGCTTTATATCTCCGCCACCAGACTCTTTGTGAGCCAGATAGCCTTACCAGCACCTTGCAGGGCCTATATTTTCCCGATCTGTGCCATGGGAATaatgaataacaataataacagcaacaCTTTCCTCAGTGGGTGCCTGTGTGGACTGCTATGCACCCAGCACGATGTCTACACGTGGGAGGCACCCAGAAAGTGGGAAGAGCTAAAATCGCTGTCATAGCAGCAAAGAGAGTTATCACAGATAGGTTTTGAGAGTATGAAAATACCGTTTTTCCAACTACTCAGGACTGTTTTAACCAAACTGGTCAAGGGAGGCctcttggaggaggtgacattttagTAGAGAattgaaagaggaagggggaagccATGGCGGTAGAGTGTTTTAGGCAGAGCGCACAACACGTGCAAAAGTCCCGAGGCAGGATAGaggcagggtgagggcaggagctggggggccagggcagaggcagctACTCTGATTCAAGTAGAGGCATAGTCTTAACCCCCAACAGTCTGTCCTTCTCAGAGCAGACTGAGGAAGTCAGGTGATGACcttcctctgcccacagccctccaGGGTGCCTACCTTCCTGGGGGGAAAAGCCCAAGTCTTCCCCACGGCCCACAAGGTCCTGCATGACCAGCCTCCATTTCCTCTGTACCTTCATGTCCTCCCTCTCGCTCGGCACCGCCcccctcactctgctccagccacacgggCCTCCTCACTGTTCCTCCAACACACCAGGCACagtcctgccccaggacctttgcacaagTTGTTCCCTCAGCTTGGAACACTATAATGTGACCTTCCTACCCTTCTGATCTTTGCTCAGAAGCCATGTCTTCATCCACCTGCATTGCCGATGACCGAATAAACGGCCACAAGCCCATGCAGGGCAACTTAGCTGCATCTATCCATATTAAAACAAACATGCACTTTGCCCCAGTCGTTCCCCTTCTAGAAATTTCTCCTAATGATGTTCTTTCACATGTGTGACATGACTCCCCACAGCACTGTCTCTAGTGGCAAAAAAAATTGGAAAGTCTAATGTTTGTTGCTTAGGAAATTGTTTTCGTAGGAATACCCAGTCAAAAAGACATATTCTATGCGGTAAAGCagaagggacagacagacagggatGGAATGAGGCAGCTCCCCTTGTCAGGATCTCCAAGCCCCTGGGATGAATGAAGAAAGCAAAGTTCAGAGCAGCAGGCCTCGCCTGCCGCTGTTGGTGGTGAAAACAAATTGCTTCCTTGCAGGAAGGAGAGCAGAGCAACTGGCCACAAACGCTGCCtcttgggaggggggaggggagctggaagCAAAGAAACTTTCCCCTTCCACTTTTTATttctaacagctttattgagatgtaactCTCATGCCTTATAACTCACCCACTTAAAGTGTACACAGAGTTAGGCAACCATCACCACCGTCGATTTTAGAccatttcatcacccccaaaagaaatgtTTGCACCCCCTAGCTGTCACACCCAGCCTCCCTTTGCCCGGACCCCAGCCTCCTGACAACCACTAACccactctgtctctgtggatgtGCCTGTTCTGAACATTTCACATCAGTGGAATCACACACGGGGTGgcctttggtgtctggcttctctcactgagcGTCCTGTGTTCAAGGCCCATCCGTGGTGTAGCGAGTGGCAGTGCTTCACTCCTTTTTAAGGCTACCTCAGTGCACGGGTGGGCTGCATTTCGTGTATCTGTTCCCCCACTGacagacacttgggctgcttccttGGTTATGGTGAatcatgctgctgtgaacattcaggTACCGGTGTTTGTGTGGGCGTGAGCCTTCCCTTCTCTGGGTGGATTCctggagtggaattgctgggacaGACGGTAAGGCTGTTgcaccttttgaggaactgcctgTTTTCCACGGCGCCATCTTACCTTgccaccagcaatgcacagggTTCCAATATCTCCACATCCCCTCCACTCTTTGTACCGTTAGGGTTTGGAAGACATGACTCATCCCGTCTTCCAACACTCAGTACCATTTGGGAGAGGAGCTTGTCCTAGAGTCCCTTCCCAACTAGCAACTCTAAGGGCGCCCCCATTCCAGCTCCCCTTATCTCATTATTTCCCCCATTTGCATCCCATCACAGCCTCATCACGGTCTCAACCAGAAATGACCTGGTGTGTTTCACACGTACCATTTATGTCCATCTCCTCAACCAGAGCAGGTCTTCATTGCTATGCGTTTTCCCTAAACTTGGCACCAAgtagatgcaaataaaaaccagttgaatgaatgaacccaCCTCCCAAAGTTTCATATATGCCGAAGAAATACAGGGTCCCAAAAAAACTCTCAGGCCTAAGAACTCCAATGTTGGCTTTGCATTGGAAATGTTACTGGTCAGACGTGGAGGTCTCCTGGGCCTCCGCTGGTTGCTCTCCACACCACCTTCAGGGCCAGGACAGAACTACAGCCTATGCTGCTTTGAGTTAGAGCAGGGAGTTCCTTAACACGCGCAGGGTCCTAACGCATGCCACGCAATTTCGAATAACAGTAGAGGGATTTAGAACCTAAACTCCCTGCAACCAgccttcctagagaaagggaagCACGTGAAGGCTAAAGAGAAGTAGGGGCCACAGGCAGAGGACAGGAGCTGAGGTCCAAAGGGGTCGGGGGTCACCCGAGGTCTCCAAGGGAAACACAGTGGACCTAGAGCAGTGCTTTTCAAGTCTCAGATCATGACCCATTAGTGGTTTGCAAAATCAATTCAGCCGGTTGCAAACACGtttctgtaaaatgaaagaataggcaagaccaaaataagaaaatatcaatGTTGTGggttgcaaacacacacacacacacacacacacacacacacacacacacacacacacatacatacagtgtatatatagtatatatatttataaaatcatttctatatttttatatatgaagaaaGAATAGAGAATAAAATAAGTAGAATAGAAATATCAGAAAAAGTCAGTTTGGTGGGTTGCAATAGACTTTAAGTGAAAGAATAGAATAGagttttccaggaaaaaaaaaaaacttggtggATTACAACTagctaatttttataaaatttttgttttatatataacaaaattataGGCTAGAGTAAATAGActagaaataacaaaaataaatccggAGGATTGcaaccaacatttttaaaataaatcaaataaatagaGTAGAACAGGAAATATCAGCAGGCATGTAACAAGGATAAACAGAAGTTCATAAACTTGCTTCTCCTTCACGGACCTAGGTGAAGATGTACATACAGATTTGTATTCTTTGCCTCAATGTTAAAATCTATGTTTTaactgtgtgggtttttttaaaaaggaataatataAATACTGTATATGGCTTGCAAAATCTAAACTATAATTATTATCagttcctttacagaaaaagtttgccaattcATGCCCTAGAGAAACTCGTGGTGTAAGCCCAAGAAAATTGTCTTCAGGCTGCTCCTTCTAGCATTTTTATGATATCAAActcatggaaaaatataaatgtcCATCATAAgagatgaataaattattttgcaaCATGCTCAGTTGCATTCCTGAAGACTAATGAGCCAGAATGGCAGGCACCAATGTGAATGCATTTCAAACACAGAATATTGAGCTGGAAAAAGCAACTTGCTAGGAGACATATGCAGTttgacttatttaaaatatgggggggggggggagatgtaTTCCTAAATAATGTGAAAATTCTCTGAGAATCACAAATGCCAAATTCAGATTATGGCTGGCTgtgcagagagaagagagggagcagtgAGGGGAAGCCCACAGAACACAGGAGATTTCAGTATAAtaggtaatgttttatttctcaaacGTATTGGAAGATACATTTTAggtttttatattattcttttacgATTATTATTCTTTACATGCTTTTTTCCTAAAACAATATATCTTAGTTAGGACCCTACACATACACATGAGCAGGTAAAAGAAAGTGATTACTATAAAATTCAGAAttggccctcgccggtttggttcagtggatagagcatcagcctgcagactaaagggtcccaggtttgattccagtcaaaggcacatgctgggttgcagactcaatcccccccccaataggggacgtgcaggaggcagccaatcattgctgctctcatcatttatgtttctatctatctctctcccttcctctctgaaatcaataaatatatatatataaataaataaataaataaaattcagaattattgtgccctggccagtgtggctcagttggttgggcattgtgccatgcaccaaaagattgccagttcggttctggttcaattccagtcagggcacatgcccaggttgtgcacTCAATCCCcgatgggcaggaggcagccaattgatgtttctctctctctctctctctctctctctctctctctctctctctatagaaatcaatttttgaaaacttaaataaatatcataaaattcagGATAGTTGCATTTTGGGCATATATGAggaagtttttttgggggggagggggaaacaggCAAATTCCTACTTCTTGACTTGGGTGGCTGTTATAAGAGGGTTGGCCATATAATAATTCACAGGGTTATACATTTGTTTTGTGAAGTTTTCTGTATCtgagttgtattttttaataatgtttggggtttttaaaaatgcatagatATAATAAACCCCAAATTCAAGATAATGCTTACCTCTAGGGAAAGAAAAGGTGATGCATTGGGGAGGGGTCCACAGGGGCTTCAATGAGATGgctgatgttttatttatttatttgttaatcctcatcagaggttatgtttttttttctattaacttttagagaggggggagtggcaaagaaagagagagagaaacattgatgtggcagagacatattaattggttgcctcctgaaagcGCCGCACTGGGGCCAAGGATcatacctgcaacccaggtacatgcccttgatcagaatccaaccacgaccctttggtgcaggggctgatgctttaaccactgatcccaccagccagggctatttttattttaaattgtggtaataatacataacataaaatttgccatcttaaccatttttaagtgtatagtttacATAGTTGTGCAATactgatgttttatttcttttttttattattgatttcagagaggaagggagagagagagatcgaaacattggtgatgagggagaatcattgatcagttggacacaccagggattgagcatggcaacctgggcacgtgccctgacgggaattaaaccgtgacctcctggttcacaggatgacgctcaaccactgagccatgcccaccaagcctgatgttttatttcttaagtgaATAGAGCTCTGAAACAAATTGGGAGAAGTCCTACCTGCTGATAAAGCAGGACGAGGCAGTGCTGTTCTAGTAAATGATTAACAACCTGCTCTGGTGCAAAACAGCCCTAATATGTAatgtttgccaatttccatggtgtaaatactcccatcaTAGTCAATTTCAAGTTACTAACCTCATGTCACTAATGGAAAGTTTGAGGGGACTTTGCAGCATTTGTAACACTATTCTCTATCACTCTGATGCTTAAAGGGAATAAGCATGCAGGCAAATTCTAAGCCCACCCACATTACATCAAGTCTTTTAAATATTatccacaaataaaaaaaaaatgtaactcaaGCCACAcattaaatataatgtatatgtgACTTTATTTGCAATCCAGCAGCTGACTAGTAGATATAAAGGCTGCATTTTGAAGCATTTATTTTAACACATTACGTAATTTCAACCCTACAGTTTTCTTTTCATGATTCAGAGCCCATCATAGTTCCTCCTTAAATCTGAGCAACTTGGGTAAACCTTAGTCTTGGGCTTAGATTGTAAGACATTCCCTTTTTCccagaaaaccaaggctcagagaattCAAGCCATTTGTTCAAGTTCACACAGCAAATGAGTAAGGGAGCTAGGGATAAAGCTAGGATCTTGTGGATTTCTTAgccctatctatatatataaaaggctaatatgcaaagtgtcccctcggaagtttgaccaggagactgggagttcgattgctccctatgatgtgtgctgaccaccagggggtggcgtagaatgaaggaaggcccccgcTGGAAGGCCCCagtcggccctgatcaccggccaggcctagggaccctacccatgcacaaatttgtggcACCGGGCCTGTCgttttacatataaggaaattGATACTTAGAATGGCAAAGGGCTTTGATTAAAGGAAGCTGGGAGGTGACTCCAGGCTTTTGGCTACAAAATCCTCAAGATTCTAGATTCCATCTCCATGCCTTTTACTAGGAATGTCCCAAAAGGCTCAAGCCTTACAAGTGCTAAAATAGTGGGATGTTAGGCAGATGAGTGGATCTCGTGGTCACAGTGCCTCACAATTGTTCATTTCCTCCAACCCCATCCCTTCTAGAGTCCGCTGTTTGTGGAGACTGAGAAGAAGGTCTCCTACAACTGCTGCAGCCAGGGCACCATCTGCGTCCAGATCCAGATGGAAAATAACACCTTCATGCCAGGGGAGAGGGTCCTCTTCACCACGGAGATCAACAACCAGACCAGCAAGTGCATCAAGACTGTCATCTTCGCCCTCTACACCCACGTGCAGTACGAGGGCTTCACACCCAAGACGGAGCGGCGGTCACGGGTGGAGAGCTGTGAGCTGCTCCGGCAGGAGGCCAACACCCAAATCGTACCTTTCAACACCACCAAGATCGTCAGCATCTTCAACCTCCCACCGGTTTTGTCTGTGAGCAGCGACATGCAGGAAGGCGAGATCATGAGCACCCAGTACGAGCTGGTCAGCACAGTGcacctgccctggtccctgaCCAGCGTGAAGGCCAAGATTCCCATCATCATCACCAGCACCCTCCTGGACTCAGACAGCTGCCAGatgcaggagggggcaggcagtgTTAGCCATGAGCAAGGATTGCCAAAATTAAGTGCCCAAACTTCTAAATATTAAGAGCTTTATCCCTCTACCAGCAGCCCTTGCTTTGTCTTGCACAGATGGGTTTCACATGAGTCTGGTGTGGGGAGCACACTATCTAAACCTCCCCAAGCTCCAGCCTTTTGGGCACCCACTAaggaataatataaatattatcccCAGAAAGTTCACCGTCAGGAGGGGACAAAGGGAACTGACAAGACTTCCAGGACCCCAGCTCCAGACCCATCtggagtctttcttttttaaatatatattattttttaaaaatatattttattgattttttacagagaggaagggagagggatagagagttagaaatatcaatgagagagaaatatccatcagctgcctactgcacaccccctattggggatgtgcccgcaaccaaggtacatgcccttgaccggaattgaacctgggacccttcagtccacaggccgactctctatccactgagccaaaccggttagggctaaaatatatattattgatttcagagagggagagatagaaacattaatgatgagaaagaatcattgataggctgcctcctgcacgcacccacactggagatggagcccgcaacccaggcatgtgacctgacctggaatcaaaccccaacctcctgggtcataggttgatgctcaaccactgagccacgctggtcaggccTCACTGGGGTCTTTTGGTGcctggaccaggggtcctcagcCAGGGGTGGTTCTGTCTTCCAGGGGACACGGGACCAtcacttggggagggggtgcttCTGGCACTAAGTCATTGGGACTTggggatgctgctcaacacccATCGTATCCAGGAAGGCCCCAACCCAAAGACTGACTCACACCCAAATGTCaggagtgtggagggagagaCCCTGGGCTGGAGCAATTCAGAGGGGAAGGTGGTTGTTGAGTCCCAGGACTGCATCTGCAGGCCTCTTACCCACATcagctcctgcccctcctctACTCAGCCCACCTGGGCTCCAGGGCTCCCCATAACCGAAGTCCCCCCAGCCAAGGGCATGCTTATCTGCATGTCCAATCCATCAGCAAGACATAGGGGCTCCTTCTCCTAAATCTACCCAGAATCCTCCCATTTCTCTCCACCTtgcttccatccatccatccatcattgcTCACCTGGACCAGTGCAGTGACCTGCACCTGGATCTCCTGCCTCCTGACCATGTCTCCCTCCCTGCAAATAAAATCCAGGATGCccacttaaatttgaatttcaaagggacaaaaaaattttttagcatAAGTACGTCCCACACCATTCCTGGGatatacctttattttattttattttattttattttattttataattttaaaaactgtatccAGCTTTATTAAAGATACTTTTCATAAACAATCATGGTATTTCAGGCAGAACATGGGTAGACAATCGTGAACAGTATACAACAATTTTCAAACTCCCTTCTTCAATGAACTACCAAAATCAGAAAGCCACTAAAAAACCCAATGAAGTCTTAATCTGATGCTCTGAACAGGGAAAGTTTAGAGTGAGGGTTGACATTTCACATTAAGCATGTTGTTTAACAACTTTTCACTAGCCGACCCTGACtttcaggaaatgaaatgaaaatggcaGAGAATATCCATCGGTAGATCCACAATCTAAAAAGGAACTGCTGCTCTTTTGAGGAATGCCATCTCAATGGTGACACTGGGAAGTCCAGATT from Eptesicus fuscus isolate TK198812 chromosome 6, DD_ASM_mEF_20220401, whole genome shotgun sequence encodes the following:
- the ARRDC5 gene encoding arrestin domain-containing protein 5, which encodes MSVVKSIELVLPKDAVYLAGSCIKGQVVLTLNSTLVDPIVKVELVGRGYVEWSEETGASRDYSRDIICNNKADYVHKSKMFPVKDNWLSAGSHTFDFHFNLPPRLPSTFTSKIGHVFYYVQASCMGREHILAKKRMYLWVQGTSDFRRENQSPLFVETEKKVSYNCCSQGTICVQIQMENNTFMPGERVLFTTEINNQTSKCIKTVIFALYTHVQYEGFTPKTERRSRVESCELLRQEANTQIVPFNTTKIVSIFNLPPVLSVSSDMQEGEIMSTQYELVSTVHLPWSLTSVKAKIPIIITSTLLDSDSCQMQEGAGSVSHEQGLPKLSAQTSKY